In a single window of the Tellurirhabdus bombi genome:
- a CDS encoding nitrate reductase, which translates to MAHQTTCCYCGVGCGIVVKQEQNGQLRVEGDKQHPSNRGMLCSKGMNLHYTVMDGSDRLLYPQMRFGRSMPMQRVSWDAALERTAAVFRTLIQKYGPDSVAFYVSGQCLTEEYYLVNKLIKGFIGSNNIDTNSRLCMSSAVVGYKLSLGEDSVPVCYDDIEEADVFYVQGANPAWCHPILWRRIEAHKAANPHVKIICVDPRQTDSARSADLHLPIRPGTDIVLNNAIGRLLIEQGAIDEEFITNHADGFSAYREQVFQRTLEESADLCGVDPAAIQQAARWIGASKGFLSLWTMGLNQSVVGVNKNLSLINLHLITGRIGKPGNGPFSLTGQPNAMGGREVGGLANSLPAHRELTNAAHRAEVEAFWKSPVKIGAKAGLTATEMFEALADDRLKAIWIINTNPLVSMPDLNAAEAALKKARFVVVQDISNRADTVQFADVVLPAAGWLEKEGTMTNAERRISYLPKILDAPGEALPDAEIIWRFAQKMGYQEAFNYTSSAEVYQEYTQITAGTNIDVTGVSYELLRQKRTVQWPFPASGGGEELGMKRLFTDKKFFTPNGRAQIHAVPDENASEPTDSDFPLVLTTGRIRDQWHTRTKTGRVAKLTQHIPQPFLQIHPTDAKVRHIQDGQLVEVRGRRGVVRVKAQVTEEVRSGLCFLPMHWGKQLESNLNRANNLTHALVDPRSKEPDFKFSAIDVQPYLKPAEKIIIIGAGSAGLGFINAYRQLNERDEIHVFSREIYPFYNRVLLPDYISGAQTWEQLVKLREDQFEEANILVHKGVSIAHIDRKAKVVVDSNGVEHVYDKLILGMGSRAFMPKGVPPLAGIFNMRSRLDADSLLPFLSQKAPHAVIVGGGLLGLELAASLRQMGVRVSVVQRSGRFMERQLDPLASELLYLELIERGIEVYFNEEVQTFKGVKQLEGIQLKSGRKLDCQVVVMAIGTAPNTELAQTAGLECSRGVVVNDYLQTSDPAIFAVGELAQWRGQMWGITLAAEQQAEVAARFIAGDVSQPYQGSVSMNILKMEGLHLCSIGMAEVPDVTGMPDKSDYEEIIFLDKSKRYYKKCIVHRDKLVGAILVGDKNEFQEFRNLIANGIELSEKRLQLLRSSQKVEAVEGKLVCSCNTVGQGNLEKVIQEGCTDFQALCQKTGAGTGCGSCRPEVRSILEKMSEIQKERKSELGVVS; encoded by the coding sequence ATGGCTCATCAAACGACCTGTTGCTATTGTGGAGTTGGTTGCGGAATAGTGGTCAAGCAGGAGCAGAACGGCCAACTGCGCGTCGAAGGCGACAAGCAACATCCGTCTAATCGGGGAATGCTTTGTTCGAAAGGCATGAATCTGCACTACACAGTCATGGATGGTTCGGACCGCCTGCTTTATCCGCAGATGCGTTTTGGTCGCTCGATGCCCATGCAACGGGTGAGTTGGGATGCAGCCCTGGAACGGACAGCCGCCGTTTTTCGGACGCTGATTCAAAAATACGGCCCTGATTCGGTGGCGTTTTACGTTTCGGGACAATGCCTGACGGAAGAATATTACCTGGTTAACAAGCTGATTAAGGGATTTATTGGCTCAAATAATATCGATACCAATTCCCGGCTGTGCATGAGTTCGGCGGTGGTGGGCTATAAATTATCGTTGGGTGAAGATTCAGTGCCGGTTTGTTACGACGATATTGAAGAAGCGGACGTGTTTTACGTGCAGGGGGCCAATCCGGCCTGGTGTCACCCGATCCTCTGGCGGCGCATTGAAGCGCACAAAGCGGCAAATCCTCACGTCAAAATCATCTGCGTTGATCCACGCCAGACCGATTCGGCCCGTTCGGCAGACCTGCATTTGCCCATTCGCCCCGGAACGGACATCGTGCTGAACAACGCCATTGGTCGGCTACTGATCGAACAGGGCGCTATCGATGAGGAATTTATTACGAATCATGCCGACGGGTTTTCGGCGTATCGGGAGCAGGTTTTCCAACGCACGCTGGAGGAGTCGGCAGACTTGTGCGGGGTCGATCCGGCAGCGATTCAGCAGGCTGCTCGGTGGATTGGGGCTTCCAAAGGGTTTTTGTCACTCTGGACGATGGGCCTGAATCAGTCGGTTGTCGGGGTAAATAAAAACCTGTCTCTCATTAATTTACACCTGATTACAGGTCGGATCGGCAAACCGGGTAACGGACCTTTTTCGCTGACGGGGCAACCCAATGCCATGGGCGGGCGGGAAGTGGGCGGGCTGGCGAATAGTTTACCGGCCCACCGCGAACTGACCAACGCCGCGCACCGGGCCGAAGTCGAAGCGTTCTGGAAAAGCCCCGTCAAGATTGGGGCCAAAGCCGGCCTCACCGCCACGGAAATGTTTGAAGCCTTGGCCGATGATCGTTTGAAGGCCATCTGGATCATTAATACAAATCCGCTAGTGAGTATGCCCGATTTGAACGCGGCGGAAGCGGCTTTAAAGAAGGCGCGTTTCGTGGTCGTGCAGGATATTTCGAACCGGGCCGACACGGTGCAATTTGCCGATGTAGTGTTACCCGCCGCCGGTTGGCTAGAAAAAGAAGGCACCATGACCAACGCGGAGCGCCGGATTTCCTACCTGCCCAAAATACTGGATGCGCCCGGTGAAGCCTTGCCCGATGCCGAAATCATCTGGCGTTTTGCCCAAAAAATGGGCTACCAGGAAGCGTTCAACTATACGAGTAGCGCCGAGGTGTATCAGGAATATACCCAAATCACGGCAGGAACCAACATCGACGTAACGGGAGTGAGTTATGAGTTACTTCGGCAAAAACGTACCGTGCAGTGGCCTTTCCCGGCTTCCGGTGGGGGAGAAGAATTGGGGATGAAGCGGTTGTTCACGGATAAAAAGTTTTTTACGCCCAACGGACGCGCACAAATCCACGCTGTCCCTGACGAAAATGCCTCAGAGCCAACGGATAGCGATTTCCCGCTAGTACTGACGACCGGGCGGATTCGGGACCAATGGCATACGCGAACTAAAACGGGTCGGGTGGCTAAACTGACGCAGCACATTCCGCAGCCGTTCTTGCAAATTCACCCAACCGATGCCAAAGTGCGGCACATTCAGGATGGGCAGTTGGTGGAGGTGCGGGGCCGCCGGGGCGTGGTGCGGGTAAAGGCGCAGGTAACCGAAGAGGTGAGATCGGGACTTTGTTTTTTACCAATGCACTGGGGAAAGCAACTAGAGAGTAACCTCAACCGAGCCAATAACCTGACCCATGCGTTGGTGGACCCGCGTTCCAAAGAACCGGATTTTAAATTCTCGGCTATTGACGTACAACCTTACCTAAAACCCGCGGAAAAAATCATCATCATCGGAGCCGGTTCGGCGGGTTTGGGCTTTATCAACGCCTACCGCCAGTTGAATGAGCGGGACGAAATCCACGTGTTCTCCCGGGAAATCTATCCGTTCTACAACCGCGTTCTTCTGCCCGACTACATCAGCGGGGCGCAAACCTGGGAGCAGTTGGTCAAGTTGCGGGAAGATCAGTTTGAAGAAGCCAATATTCTGGTTCACAAAGGTGTAAGTATCGCCCACATCGACCGAAAAGCGAAAGTCGTGGTTGATAGCAATGGGGTGGAGCATGTGTATGACAAGCTAATTTTGGGGATGGGAAGCCGGGCGTTTATGCCGAAGGGCGTACCTCCGCTGGCAGGTATTTTTAACATGCGGTCGCGGCTTGACGCCGATTCGTTGCTTCCTTTTCTGTCGCAGAAAGCACCCCATGCTGTTATCGTTGGCGGAGGCTTGCTGGGCCTCGAGTTAGCCGCTTCGCTCCGGCAGATGGGCGTGCGGGTATCGGTTGTGCAGCGCTCGGGGCGTTTTATGGAACGGCAACTCGATCCGCTGGCCAGTGAGTTGTTGTATCTCGAATTAATAGAACGGGGAATTGAAGTGTACTTTAACGAAGAAGTGCAAACCTTCAAAGGCGTAAAGCAGCTGGAAGGCATTCAGTTGAAGTCGGGCCGTAAGCTCGACTGCCAGGTGGTCGTTATGGCCATTGGCACCGCTCCCAATACGGAGTTAGCCCAAACTGCCGGGCTGGAATGCAGCCGGGGCGTGGTCGTTAACGATTACCTGCAAACCTCCGACCCAGCCATTTTTGCGGTAGGAGAGTTGGCGCAGTGGCGCGGCCAAATGTGGGGGATCACGTTGGCCGCCGAGCAGCAGGCCGAGGTCGCCGCCCGGTTTATAGCCGGTGATGTTTCCCAGCCTTACCAGGGAAGCGTTTCCATGAACATTCTGAAAATGGAGGGGCTGCATTTGTGCAGCATTGGCATGGCCGAAGTGCCCGATGTGACCGGAATGCCGGACAAAAGCGATTACGAGGAAATCATTTTCCTCGACAAATCGAAGCGTTATTACAAAAAATGCATCGTGCACCGGGACAAACTCGTCGGCGCGATTCTAGTCGGAGATAAAAACGAGTTTCAGGAGTTTCGCAACCTGATTGCCAACGGCATCGAACTATCCGAAAAACGGCTGCAATTGCTCAGGAGCAGTCAAAAGGTAGAGGCTGTGGAAGGCAAGCTGGTTTGTTCCTGCAATACGGTGGGACAGGGTAACCTGGAGAAAGTAATTCAGGAAGGATGCACTGATTTTCAGGCGCTTTGCCAGAAGACAGGGGCGGGAACCGGCTGCGGTTCCTGCCGCCCGGAAGTACGAAGTATCCTGGAAAAAATGAGTGAAATCCAGAAAGAGCGAAAGAGTGAGCTGGGTGTTGTCTCCTGA
- a CDS encoding NarK family nitrate/nitrite MFS transporter, whose product MNVSSNKPLEKLPVFSFKGIQMQTFHITWLTFFVCFFGWFGLAPLMPAIRADLNLTKPQVGNTIIAAVSATIFARLIIGKLCDTWGPRKTYTALLAIGAFPVMLVGLAHDYTTFLLFRLAIGVIGASFVITQFHTSMMFAPKIKGTANAVAGGWGNLGGGITQLAMPMIMAVIIGFGYTKAEAWRLAMVVPGLMMLVMAFVYYRYTKDTPNGNYNEIERTTAKAEKVSFWKACADVRVWALSLAYACCFGMEITFDGVASLYFFDNFNMKETEAGFWAMLFGFMNIFARALGGIVADKVGQNYGMRGKGILLAGMLLLEGVGIILFANSGNLTLAIVSMITFALFLKMANGSTYAIVPFVNPKAVGVISGVVGAGGNIGGMLMGFLFKSQSISYGQAFMYIGAIVVIAGLLLFLVNFGKKVVVESVEAELQTI is encoded by the coding sequence ATGAACGTATCATCCAATAAGCCACTGGAAAAGCTGCCTGTCTTTAGCTTCAAGGGCATTCAGATGCAGACTTTTCACATCACCTGGTTAACCTTCTTCGTTTGTTTTTTCGGCTGGTTCGGGCTGGCTCCCTTAATGCCGGCAATTCGGGCCGACTTGAACTTAACCAAGCCGCAGGTAGGCAATACCATCATTGCGGCAGTGTCGGCGACCATTTTTGCCCGATTAATCATTGGAAAACTCTGTGACACCTGGGGCCCTCGGAAAACATACACGGCCTTGCTAGCCATCGGTGCGTTTCCCGTTATGCTGGTGGGTTTGGCCCACGATTACACCACGTTTTTACTGTTTCGGCTAGCCATTGGCGTGATCGGAGCGTCGTTCGTAATCACGCAGTTTCACACGTCCATGATGTTTGCGCCGAAAATCAAAGGCACGGCCAATGCCGTAGCGGGCGGTTGGGGGAATCTGGGCGGTGGCATTACCCAGCTGGCCATGCCCATGATTATGGCGGTGATTATCGGTTTCGGCTACACAAAAGCCGAAGCCTGGCGACTGGCGATGGTGGTGCCGGGTTTGATGATGCTGGTAATGGCCTTTGTTTACTACCGGTATACCAAAGATACGCCCAACGGGAACTACAATGAGATTGAACGGACAACGGCAAAAGCCGAAAAAGTAAGCTTCTGGAAAGCCTGCGCCGATGTGCGGGTTTGGGCGCTTTCGCTGGCGTATGCCTGCTGCTTCGGCATGGAAATCACATTCGATGGGGTGGCCTCGCTGTACTTCTTCGATAATTTCAACATGAAAGAAACCGAAGCTGGTTTCTGGGCCATGCTGTTTGGATTTATGAATATTTTCGCCCGCGCCCTGGGCGGTATTGTGGCTGATAAAGTGGGCCAGAACTACGGAATGCGCGGCAAAGGAATTCTCCTGGCGGGTATGCTGCTGCTGGAAGGTGTTGGCATTATTCTGTTTGCCAACTCCGGCAACCTGACGCTGGCTATTGTGTCCATGATCACGTTTGCGCTGTTCCTGAAAATGGCCAACGGGAGCACCTACGCCATTGTTCCGTTCGTCAATCCGAAGGCGGTGGGCGTTATTTCGGGCGTGGTCGGGGCCGGAGGCAACATCGGCGGCATGCTGATGGGCTTTCTGTTCAAATCGCAGTCCATCAGCTACGGACAAGCTTTTATGTACATCGGAGCCATCGTGGTCATCGCGGGTTTACTGCTCTTCTTAGTCAATTTTGGTAAAAAAGTGGTGGTAGAATCGGTCGAAGCGGAATTACAAACTATTTGA
- a CDS encoding alginate export family protein, whose product MGIHVPIRAQISLIGQVRTRTELRDGYGNLTPKHSKAAAFTSQRTRLTLGYKWERVLFNVAVQDVRVWGQDASTISSADGNKLMVHEAWADVVLINRADSTLKVKLIDYLSLKLGRQELVYDDVRLLGNLDWLQQGRRFDAALLKAQHRGWALDIGLGFNQNTDAFGATGTAYTPANSPAFALSNQGISLPIPAGFLPTTGKGGAPVVASAVSTNGQNQQFKAFQMAYLSRKFGKTKFSGLLFKDDFSKYRIDSLGSVSTGYVYGRRYDISGVNSRLTYGAMLTGQLTVPAVKAGQISWQAFGYGQSGRDRDGLRLRKAYHYGANVVFQKGFLSVSPGYELLSGNNATTLKGGETSRFDPLYGTPHKHWGYMDYFYVGTGSPAGGLKDAFLKFKYTGKRLTTALDVHYFALAAPTLNKMPDAPVGAKLPSSLGVEYDLTATYSLNKFTTLEAGYALMNGTNSLEYTKQGTMNQKEKRGTWGYLMINIRPDFFAK is encoded by the coding sequence ATGGGTATTCACGTGCCAATCCGAGCGCAGATTTCCCTGATTGGGCAAGTCCGAACGCGCACTGAATTACGCGATGGATACGGAAATCTGACGCCAAAACACAGCAAGGCCGCCGCCTTCACCTCGCAACGGACGCGCTTGACATTGGGCTACAAATGGGAGCGGGTCTTATTCAATGTAGCCGTGCAGGATGTGCGCGTCTGGGGCCAGGATGCTTCTACCATCAGCAGCGCCGACGGAAATAAACTGATGGTCCACGAAGCCTGGGCGGATGTGGTGCTCATCAATCGGGCCGATAGCACCCTAAAAGTCAAGCTGATCGATTATCTATCCTTAAAACTGGGCCGTCAAGAATTAGTTTACGATGATGTCCGCCTGTTGGGTAACCTGGACTGGCTTCAGCAGGGGCGTCGGTTTGATGCCGCGTTGCTCAAAGCGCAGCATCGGGGGTGGGCCTTGGATATTGGTTTGGGCTTCAACCAAAATACAGATGCATTCGGCGCGACAGGCACCGCTTACACGCCAGCCAACAGCCCAGCCTTTGCTTTATCCAATCAGGGCATTTCATTACCGATTCCGGCGGGTTTCTTGCCAACAACGGGCAAAGGTGGCGCGCCGGTTGTCGCCAGTGCGGTGAGCACCAATGGCCAGAACCAGCAATTCAAAGCTTTTCAGATGGCTTACCTGAGCCGGAAATTCGGCAAGACAAAATTCTCAGGATTGCTTTTTAAAGATGATTTCTCAAAATACCGCATCGACTCCTTAGGTAGTGTTTCGACGGGGTACGTATACGGTAGGCGTTATGATATATCCGGTGTTAATTCCCGGCTCACCTACGGGGCCATGCTAACCGGGCAGCTAACCGTTCCGGCGGTGAAAGCGGGTCAGATCAGCTGGCAGGCGTTTGGGTATGGGCAAAGCGGCAGAGACCGCGACGGGCTGCGCCTGCGGAAGGCTTACCATTACGGCGCGAACGTTGTTTTTCAGAAAGGCTTCCTGAGCGTTAGTCCGGGGTATGAATTACTTTCGGGCAACAACGCGACTACGCTGAAAGGAGGTGAGACTAGCCGCTTCGACCCGTTGTACGGGACTCCGCACAAGCACTGGGGCTACATGGACTATTTTTACGTCGGTACCGGCTCACCCGCCGGAGGCCTGAAAGATGCCTTCCTGAAATTCAAATACACCGGAAAACGACTGACTACGGCGCTGGATGTGCACTATTTTGCGCTAGCGGCCCCCACCCTGAACAAGATGCCGGATGCCCCGGTGGGTGCAAAGCTGCCGTCATCGCTAGGCGTTGAATATGACCTCACGGCAACCTACAGCCTGAATAAATTTACGACCCTGGAGGCGGGGTATGCGCTCATGAACGGCACCAATTCACTGGAATATACCAAGCAAGGCACCATGAACCAGAAGGAAAAACGGGGCACCTGGGGCTATCTAATGATCAACATTCGACCTGATTTTTTCGCCAAATAA
- the cobA gene encoding uroporphyrinogen-III C-methyltransferase produces MQPKLTLVGAGPGDGELITLKGIRALRQANVVLYDDLANDTLLEFAPENAVKTYVGKRAGRASLSQEEINQLIVQMAIKHGHVVRLKGGDSFVFGRGYEELEYVRQCGIQCEVVPGVSSSIAVPASQGIPVTCRGVSESFWVITGTTRHGELSEDLQLAVKSKATVVVLMGMNKLAEICALYCQAGRGHLPMAVIQNGTRPDEQCLVGQVWKMPHLVADQGVGAPAVIIIGEVVALHPTYLVECLRHIPMAC; encoded by the coding sequence ATGCAGCCGAAACTTACACTTGTGGGGGCGGGACCCGGCGATGGCGAACTGATTACCTTAAAAGGAATTAGAGCGCTTCGGCAAGCCAATGTGGTTTTATACGACGATCTGGCTAACGATACCTTACTGGAGTTTGCGCCCGAAAATGCGGTTAAAACCTACGTTGGAAAACGGGCGGGTAGAGCATCGCTTTCGCAGGAAGAAATCAACCAGTTGATTGTGCAGATGGCCATTAAACATGGGCACGTCGTTCGGCTTAAAGGGGGGGATTCCTTCGTGTTTGGGCGTGGTTATGAAGAGCTGGAATACGTCCGCCAATGTGGTATTCAGTGTGAGGTGGTACCCGGCGTATCCAGCAGCATTGCCGTGCCGGCTTCGCAGGGCATCCCGGTTACCTGTCGGGGTGTGAGTGAGAGTTTCTGGGTCATTACCGGAACCACGCGGCATGGCGAACTTTCGGAAGACTTGCAGCTAGCCGTGAAGTCGAAAGCAACCGTGGTGGTCTTAATGGGAATGAATAAGTTAGCGGAAATATGCGCGCTGTATTGCCAGGCGGGGCGGGGGCATCTGCCCATGGCGGTGATCCAAAATGGAACCCGTCCCGACGAACAGTGTCTGGTTGGACAGGTTTGGAAAATGCCGCATCTGGTGGCTGATCAGGGCGTGGGGGCGCCCGCAGTCATTATTATCGGTGAAGTAGTAGCCTTGCACCCAACCTATCTGGTGGAGTGTTTGCGCCACATACCGATGGCTTGCTAA
- the nirB gene encoding nitrite reductase large subunit NirB codes for MSTSKNKQIVVIGNGMVGYKFCEKLVAKQKNEQSFSLTVFGEEPRVAYDRVHLSAYFDGKTADDLTLAPENWYAENGIQLYLTDPVVDIDRERKLVRSHHGIVVPYDYLILATGSGAFVPPVAGVEKDGVFVYRTIEDLELIQSHTRKTCTGSTSRGAVLGGGLLGLEAAKALLDLGINEAHVIEFAPRLMPRQIDEAGSGVLQRKLEALGLTIHLSKSTQQITGDDTITGLQFADGTTLDVDMLIISAGIRPRDELAKAAGLATHPRGGIVVDNFLQTTDPAIFAIGECALAHQMIYGLVAPGYDMAEVVASRLMGEEKEFKPYDMSTKLKLIGVDVASFGDPFAEEPAYRTISYENKAKGIYKRINVTPDGKELVGGILVGDAEQYNMLLQTCKNRTVLPPDPEDLILGSRGGEEAGAGVMGLPDDALICSCEAITKAMLCHEISENGHNTVEALKKKTKACTGCGGCTPLVKDLIQGVMKQQGLYVRNTLCEHFDYTRQELLDLIKINRLKTYNAVLDHFGKGDGCEVCKPLVASLLATLWNENILEKGRATIQDSNDRFLANIQKGGTYSVVPRIPGGEITPDKLIVIGQVAKKYGLYTKITGGQRIDLFGAHVGDLPTIWAELIAAGFESGHAYGKSLRTVKSCVGSTWCRYGVQDSVSFAIEIEERYKGVRSPHKMKSGVSGCIRECAEAQSKDFGIIATEKGWNLYVGGNGGSKPQHAQLLASDVDKETCIRYIDRFLMFYIKTAEPLMRTAPWLTKMEGGMTYLKAVVVDDVLGIAADLEQEMQLLVDTFKCEWTEVVENPTLSSHFTHFVNAPAQKDPNVVFTDLREQKRAQEWK; via the coding sequence ATGAGCACGAGCAAAAACAAGCAGATCGTTGTTATCGGCAACGGCATGGTAGGCTACAAATTCTGTGAGAAATTAGTCGCCAAACAAAAAAATGAGCAGTCGTTCTCACTGACTGTTTTTGGGGAAGAACCCCGTGTTGCCTACGACCGCGTTCACCTGAGCGCCTATTTTGATGGTAAAACGGCGGATGACCTTACACTGGCACCCGAAAACTGGTACGCCGAAAACGGGATTCAGCTGTACCTAACCGATCCGGTTGTTGACATTGATCGGGAGCGCAAACTGGTTCGGTCCCACCACGGAATTGTAGTACCTTATGACTATTTAATACTAGCCACGGGTTCCGGCGCTTTTGTCCCGCCGGTGGCCGGCGTCGAAAAAGACGGGGTGTTTGTCTACCGAACGATTGAGGATTTAGAGCTTATTCAGTCGCACACGCGAAAGACCTGTACCGGTTCCACTTCCCGGGGCGCAGTGCTGGGCGGCGGCTTACTCGGCCTGGAAGCGGCCAAAGCCCTGCTCGACCTGGGAATTAACGAGGCGCACGTCATCGAGTTTGCCCCCCGCCTGATGCCCCGCCAGATCGACGAGGCAGGCTCTGGGGTGCTGCAACGAAAGCTGGAAGCCCTGGGCCTTACCATCCACCTGTCTAAAAGTACCCAGCAAATTACGGGCGATGACACCATCACGGGCCTTCAGTTTGCCGACGGCACTACGCTAGACGTGGATATGCTGATTATTTCGGCGGGTATTCGGCCTCGGGATGAACTAGCGAAAGCGGCGGGTCTGGCCACTCACCCACGCGGTGGCATCGTTGTCGATAATTTCCTTCAGACCACTGATCCGGCCATTTTCGCCATTGGGGAATGCGCACTGGCGCACCAGATGATTTACGGTTTGGTAGCTCCCGGCTACGACATGGCCGAAGTGGTGGCTTCCCGGCTGATGGGGGAAGAAAAGGAATTCAAGCCTTACGACATGTCTACCAAGTTGAAATTGATCGGGGTAGACGTCGCTTCCTTTGGGGATCCCTTCGCGGAAGAGCCCGCCTACCGTACCATTTCTTACGAAAACAAAGCGAAAGGCATTTATAAACGAATTAATGTTACGCCCGACGGTAAAGAGCTGGTTGGCGGTATTTTAGTGGGCGATGCGGAACAGTATAACATGCTGTTGCAGACCTGCAAAAACAGGACGGTTCTTCCGCCCGATCCTGAAGACCTGATTCTGGGTTCTAGAGGTGGTGAAGAAGCGGGTGCCGGGGTTATGGGGCTGCCCGATGATGCCCTGATTTGCTCCTGCGAAGCCATTACGAAAGCGATGCTTTGCCACGAAATCAGCGAGAATGGCCACAATACAGTCGAAGCGCTCAAAAAAAAGACCAAGGCTTGTACGGGTTGCGGGGGCTGCACGCCGCTGGTGAAAGATTTGATTCAGGGCGTGATGAAGCAGCAGGGCCTGTATGTTCGGAACACACTCTGTGAACACTTCGACTATACGCGCCAGGAATTGCTGGATTTGATTAAAATTAACCGCCTGAAAACCTACAACGCCGTTTTGGATCATTTCGGGAAAGGCGATGGCTGCGAGGTTTGCAAACCGTTGGTCGCTTCGCTTCTGGCCACCCTTTGGAATGAAAACATCCTGGAAAAAGGCCGCGCCACCATTCAGGATTCCAACGACCGCTTTCTGGCTAACATCCAGAAAGGAGGCACGTACTCCGTGGTGCCGCGCATTCCCGGCGGCGAAATCACACCCGACAAGCTGATCGTGATTGGTCAGGTGGCCAAGAAATACGGTCTTTACACCAAGATTACGGGCGGCCAGCGCATCGACTTGTTCGGCGCCCACGTCGGCGATTTGCCCACAATCTGGGCGGAGCTGATTGCCGCGGGTTTTGAAAGTGGCCATGCGTATGGCAAATCCCTTCGGACAGTTAAAAGTTGCGTCGGGTCAACCTGGTGCCGGTATGGGGTGCAGGACTCGGTTTCCTTCGCCATCGAAATAGAAGAACGCTACAAGGGCGTGCGGTCGCCGCACAAAATGAAGTCGGGCGTATCGGGTTGTATCCGGGAATGCGCCGAAGCCCAGAGTAAAGATTTTGGGATTATCGCTACCGAAAAAGGCTGGAATCTGTACGTGGGGGGCAACGGCGGCTCTAAACCGCAGCACGCCCAGTTGCTGGCTTCCGACGTGGACAAAGAAACATGCATCCGCTACATCGACCGCTTCCTGATGTTTTACATCAAAACCGCCGAGCCCCTCATGCGTACTGCTCCCTGGCTGACCAAAATGGAAGGCGGAATGACTTACCTCAAAGCGGTTGTGGTAGATGATGTGCTGGGAATTGCTGCCGATCTGGAACAGGAAATGCAGTTGCTGGTCGATACGTTCAAGTGCGAATGGACCGAGGTGGTCGAAAATCCGACGCTAAGTAGTCATTTTACGCACTTCGTAAACGCTCCTGCCCAGAAAGACCCAAATGTTGTTTTCACCGACTTACGGGAGCAAAAACGCGCCCAGGAATGGAAATAA
- the nirD gene encoding nitrite reductase small subunit NirD, whose translation MEAITLNKENITWHLACRIEDIPEDGGACALIEGKQIAIYNFTRRGEWYATDNECPHRQQMVLSRGMIGSQGDEPKVACPFHKKTFSLQNGHCLNDEGYRINTFPVKIKEGLVYIGVE comes from the coding sequence ATGGAAGCGATTACCCTCAATAAAGAAAATATAACCTGGCACCTGGCTTGTCGGATTGAAGATATTCCTGAAGATGGCGGGGCCTGCGCTCTGATCGAAGGCAAGCAGATTGCCATTTATAATTTCACCCGGCGAGGCGAGTGGTATGCCACCGATAACGAATGTCCGCACCGCCAGCAAATGGTCCTTTCGCGCGGCATGATTGGCAGCCAGGGAGACGAGCCCAAGGTGGCCTGTCCTTTCCACAAGAAAACATTTTCGCTTCAAAACGGCCACTGTCTGAACGACGAAGGATACCGAATTAACACCTTTCCCGTCAAAATAAAGGAAGGATTGGTGTATATTGGGGTAGAATGA